The DNA window GCCGTGGCCTGGGCGGCCTGGCCGCTGGTGTCGGCATTGCCCTTGCCCTCTCCGCCTGCAGCAGCGGCAATCCGCTGTCCTCACCGACCACCAGTGCGGGCAGTGCCGCCGCCGGCGGTTCCCTGGTGGTCGGTTCCGCCGACTTCCCCGAAAGCCAGATCATCGCCGAGATCTACGCCGGCGCCCTCAACGCCGCCGGCGTCACGGCAACAACCAAGCCGAACATCGGCTCGCGGGAGATCTACTTCAAAGCCGTCCAGGACGGGTCCGTGGACGTCGTCCCGGACTACTCCGGCAACCTGCTGTCCCACGTAAACGCCGAGGCGCCCGAAGTTTCGGCGGAGGACATCTACAAGGCGTTGCCCGGCAAGCTTCCCAAGGGCCTCGCAGTCCTGGAGCCCTCCAAGGCTGAGGACAAGGATGCCATGGTGGTCACCAAGGCCACGGCGGAAAAGTACCAGCTGAAGTCCATTGAAGACCTCGCCAAGGTCTGCAAGGACCTCACGATGGCAGCCCCGGCCACGTTCGAAACGCGGTCATATGGCTTCCCGGGCTTGAAGACGAACTATGGCTGTGAGCTCAAGGCTCTGAAGCCGTTCAGCGACGGCGGCGGAAACCTGACCCTGAAGGCCCTTCTGAGCGATGAGGTCCAGGTGGCCGACATCTTCACCACCACGCCGTCCATCGCCGACAACGACCTCGTGGTCCTCGAAGACCCCAAGAGCAACTTCAAGGCCCAGCAGGTGCTGCCGCTCTACAACGAGGCCAAGATGACGGACAAGGCAAAGGAAGCCCTGAACGGTGTCTCGAAGGTACTGACCACGGAGGACCTCATCAACCTCAACCGGGCAGTCAGCGGCACCCAGAAGCAAAACGCCAAGGACGCCGCAGCCGCGTGGCTCAAGGACAAGGGCATCGTCAAATAGCCCCAGGGTCAGGGAGCACAGCGCCGCCGGCACCGGAGCTCACCTGATGATGCAGAACAAAAGGACGACGGCGGCTGCCGGACTCCTCCGGAAACGGGGGTGCCGGCAGCCGCTGTCGGCGTCTGAGCGGGCCCGCACGTCAGCGCCGGGCCATGGGCGGAGTGTGAGCCAAGTCTCCCCGGAAGTACATCCCGCATATGGCATATTTGATGGATGGCAGAATTCAAGCAGTCCACCAAGCTTCATAATGTCCTTTACGACATCCGTGGACCGATTCTTCAGGCCGCCCAGCAGATGGAGGCGGAGGGTCACCGGATCCTCAAACTGAACATCGGAAACCCGGCACCTTTCGGTTTTGAAGCGCCGGACGCCATCCTCGTGGACATGATCCGCCACCTGCCCCATGCCCAGGGCTACAGCGACTCGCGCGGCATCTTCTCGGCGCGCACGGCAGTCTCGCAGTACTACCAGACCCGCGGTATCCAGAATATCCACGTGGACGACATCTACCTGGGCAACGGCGTCAGCGAACTGATCACCATGTCCCTCATGGCGCTGCTCGACGACGGCGATGAGGTCCTCATTCCCACCCCGGACTACCCGCTGTGGACCGCCTCGGTGGCCCTCGCGAGCGGGCGGCCCGTGCACTACCTGTGTGACGAGGAATCGGGCTGGCAGCCGGACCTGGAGGACCTCGAAGCCAAGATCACGCCGCGCACCAAGGGCATCGTGGTCATCAACCCGAACAACCCCACCGGCGCCGTTTATCCGGAGAGCACGCTGCGCAAGATCGTGGCCCTCGCGGAAAAGCACGGCCTGGTCATCTTCGCCGACGAGATCTACGAGAAAATCCTGTACGAGGACGCCGTCCACGTGAACATGGCCGGCCTCACCGGCGATGACGTCCTGTGCCTGACGTTCAGCGGGCTGTCGAAGGCCTACCGCGTCTGCGGATACCGCGCGGGCTGGATGGGTATCTCCGGGCCGAAGAAGGATGCCTCCGACTACCTCGAAGGCATCAACCTGCTGGCCAACATGAGGCTGTGCGCCAACGTGCCGGCGCAGCACGCCATCCAGACGGCGCTGGGCGGCTACCAGAGCATCAACGACCTGATCCTCCCCGGCGGCCGGCTGCTCGAGCAGCGGAACAAGGCCTACGACATGCTGAATGCCATTCCCGGGGTCAGCACCCAGCAGGCCAGGGGCGCCCTGTACCTGTTCCCCAAGCTGGATCCCGAGGTCTTCCACATCCGGGACGACGAAAAGTTCGTCCTGGACCTGCTGAAGGAGCAGAAGATCCTGGTGTCCCACGGCAGGGCCTTCAACTGGGTCCGGCCGGACCACTTCCGGATGGTGACCCTGCCCAACGTCAAGGACATCGAGGAAGCAATCGGACGCATGGGAGACTTCCTCAGCAGGTATCAGGGGAACTAGCCTGTTCCCACATACAACCTGTGGAAAGAGGTCCCCATGGCCGGCGTCGTGGAATTCGCGAAGTTCCCTTCCGGAACGTTGAAGGTGGAGGAGGGCTTCAGCCTCGCGGACGTCGATCCTGACTCGACGCCCGGCTACAAGGGGGAGAAAGCCGACGGCGAGGCTCTGCTCACCGACCTCGACAGCAAGCTGGCCGAACTGCAGGAGCAGCTCTTCGCGGAGTCCAAGTTCGGGGGCGGCAAGAGGGTGCTGCTCGTCCTGCAGGGAATGGACACCGCGGGCAAGGGCGGCATCGTGAAGCACGTCCTGGGCACCATGGATCCGCAGGGCGTCCAGTTCAAGTCCTTCAAGGCGCCCACGCCGGAGGAAAAGGCCTACGACTTTCTCTGGCGGATCGAAAGGGAGGTGCCTGCGGCCGGCATGATGGGTGTCTTCGACCGCTCCCACTACGAGGATGTCCTGATCCATCGTGTCCACCGCTGGGCCGACCCGAAGGAAATCGAGCGCCGCTACGCCGCCATCAACGAGTTCGAAGCCCGGCAGACGGCGGTGGGAACCACCGTCATCAAAGTCATGCTGAACATCAGCAATGAAGAGCAGAAGGAGCGGCTGCTGGCCCGGCTGGACAATCCGGCCAAGCACTGGAAATACAACACGGGCGATCTGAAGGAGCGAGCGTTCTGGGACGACTACATGGCGGCGTACCAGGCCGCGTTCGATGCGACCAACACCAAGAACGCCCCTTGGTACGTAGTGCCCGCGAACAAGAAGTGGTACGCCCGGATTGCGGTGCAGCAGTTGCTGCTCGAGGCGCTCATGGCGCTCAAGCTGGAATGGCCAAAGGCTGAGTTCGACGTCGAGGCGGAGCGCCGTCTGGCCGAGAGGTCCTGATCCCGGCGGGCCCCGTGTGTTTGCGGTTTAGCTGTCTGCTTGGCTGTCCCTGCGGGCAGCCGCGAGCCTCTTGCGGGCACCCTCGAGCCATTCCTCGCAGCGCTTGGCCAGCGCCTCGCCCCGTTCCCAGAGCGCCAGTGAGTCCTCGAGGCTGGTCCCGCCTGCTTCGAGCTTAGAGACGACGCCCACCAGCTGTTCCCTGGCTTCTTCATAGCTGAGGGACTCGATGTCTGGCTGGCCGGCGGAAGGCGCGCTGTTTTGGTCGGCGCCGGTGGAGTGCTCTGTCATGGTGTTCTGGCCTGTCATGTCGGTGGGGTGGGTTCCATTGGTCCGGCTGGTGCCGCCGGCGGGGTCGCTCACGGTGCTTCCGGGATTTTGGCGTCAGGCATGTGCGGCATCGGATCCGCCGGTCGACTCGGCGCCGAACCGTCCGCCGGCGACGCGGACGGAGAGTGCCGTTCCGCTTGGGGCCTGCGAAGGATGGCGAACCACGGTGCCGCCCCCGCCGGGGGATGCGTTGTTCCCGGAGAGCTGGACCACGGCGTAACCACGGTCCAGGGTCTGCTGGGGCGACAGGGACCGGACCTGCGCCTGAAGATGGAGTAGCTGATCGGCCGCTCGGGTGACGGCTGCGCTGATGGCCGCGGTGGAACGGCGGGTGAGCCGGTCCACGTCTTCGGCGCGCGCGGTGACCATGCCTTCCGGAGCTGCGAGTACGGGGCGTGAGCGAATCGCTGCAAGGCGATCGGTTTCCCGGGCCACCAGCTGGGTAACAGAGCGGCGCAGCTGGGCCTCCGCCTGACGGACCCGGGCGAGCTCCTCCGAGACTTCCGGCACAATCCGCTTGGCGGCGTCCGTGGGGGTGGACGCCCGGAGATCCGCCACATCGTCCAGGATGGGGCGGTCGGCTTCGTGGCCGATGGCGCTGACAACTGGTGTCCGCGCGGCCGCAACAGCGCGGATGAGTTCCTCGCTGCTGAACGGCAGGAGGTCCTCAAGCGCCCCGCCGCCACGGGCAATGACGATGACGTCGACGTCAGCGCGGGCGTCGAGTTCCCGGAGCGCTCCGATCACCTGCGACACTGCCGTGTTTCCCTGGACCGCGACTTCGCGGATCTCGAATTCGACCGCGGGCCAGCGCAGGGCGGCGTTGCGGAGGACATCTTTCTTGGCATCCGAGTCGCGCCCGGTGATGAGGCCGATCCGGTGGGGGAGCAGCGGCAGCCGCTTTTTCCGCGACTCGGCAAAGAGTCCTTCGGCGGCGAGGGCATGGCGCAGCCGTTCGATCCGTGCAAGGAGATCGCCCAGCCCCACGGGGCGGATGTCCTTGACGGACATGTTCACGCGCCCGGTCTTCAGCCAGAACTCGGCCTTGAGCAGCGCCACAACCCTGCTTCCGCGTTCAAGCGGGGTTTCCTGGCGGTCCAGGACGTTGGACCAGATGGACGCCGGCAGCGAAATTTCGGCGTCCACGTCCCTGAGGGTGAGGAATGCGCTGCTGCCGCGCCGGTTCAGCTCGATGACCTGTCCCTCGACCCAGGCGGCCGGTGCCCGTTCGATGTGCGTCTTAAGTTTCTGGGACAGCAACTGCAGCGGCCAGGGGTTGTCCGGGCTCGTGTCGGCGGCGGTGGCAGGCACTGTGGTGGGCCCGGAAGCCGGCACCGTGGCATTTTCAGCCATGTGCAGCCCCGATGGCGGCGATTGCCTGTTGCATGTGGCGGTCCTTTGCCTTCGCGGTGGGTTAACCAACTCTATCCATAGCTCTACCACCGGGCGGCGACATTTTTGATCGGGAGGCGGCGCCCCTAGGATGGCAGTGTCCCGACGACAAGCCAGGAACCCGACCAGCTAGGAATCCCTTGCGCTCTTTTGTTGCGGCCTTGGCCGTCATCCTTGGTCTGCTGCTGTCCGCCGCTGCCGTCCCGGCAATTTGGGTGGACCGTAGCATCGTGCAGGAGGATGGCTTCGTGGCACTGGCGGCGCCGCTGGGCAAGGATCCGGCGTTCCAGAAACGGCTGGCGACCGCCGCGGTGGGCAGCATCGACGCAGGGGCAAGCCTTCCCGGTCCAGTGGCCCAGCTTGTCCGCCCGGTGCTGGAAGCGGCAGCGGCATCCCTCACCGGCCTGCCGGAGTACCCGGCCGCCTGGGAAGAAACGCTGCGAAAGAGCCACCGCCTCAACTTCGCTGACCCGGCAACGCTGCCGCCCGAAGCAGACTCTGCCACGTCCCTCACCCTTGACGTGGCCCCGCTCGTTGCGCTGGCGACGAAGCAGATCTCCGATAAAGTCGGCGTCCCCCTGGAGGCTCCGAAGCAGACGCTGGTGAACCTCGGGCAGTCCAGCCAGCGCCAGCTGATCGAGCGCGTTTCCGCGTACTCCCCGGTCGGCTACAGCCTTGCCCTCGGTGCCGGGGTGGCGTTTCTGCTGGCGCTCGTGACCGCGCAGCGCCGCTGGAAAGTGCTGGCGGTGATCGGCCTCGGCGGGCTGGGGCTGGCCGGATTGTGGACGGTGGCATCCGGCTGGGTTTCGGGCGCCGTGACCAGTACGGCCAGCGGAAACGAAATGGCCGACCTCTTCAAGCGGGAGTTCGTCGCGGCGGCAGCGGCCGGATTCGCATCGTGGATCCTTGCCGCCGCGGTGGCCGGCGCAATTCTCCTGGCGGCGGGGCTGCTTATCCGGGTCATCGGGGGCTCCGCGCGCCGGGTGTGAGCCAGCCCTACCCCGCCCGGGGCGGAGCCCGTCAACCGGTAGCATGGAGAAATGACCTCCTCAGCAGTTTCCCTTTCGATGCCAACAGTCCCGCGCAGGCGGCGTTCGCCGGAGGAAGTGCTCGCTGCCGCGCCGGTTGCCGGCCCCAAGAAAGTTCTGCTGGCGGCTCCCCGGGGCTACTGCGCAGGTGTTGACCGCGCCGTCATCGCCGTCGAGAAGGCGCTGGAACACTACGGCCCGCCGGTCTACGTCCGCAAGCAGATTGTCCACAACGTACACGTGGTCAGTTCGCTTGAGGAGCAGGGGGCCATCTTCGTCGATGAAACCGATGAGGTCCCGGAAGGCGCCCTGGTCATCTTCTCCGCTCACGGCGTCTCTCCGGCCGTCGTCCAGTCAGCGGAGGACCGCGGGCTGCGCACGATCGACGCCACCTGCCCCCTGGTGACCAAAGTCCACAAGGAAGCCGTCAGGTTCGCGAAGGACGACTTCGACATCCTGCTGATCGGCCACGACGGCCACGAGGAAGTGGAGGGCACCGCCGGAGAAGCCCCTGAGCACATCCAGATCATCAACGGCCCGCACGAAGTGGACAAAGTGACCGTACGTGACCCCGAGAAGGTCATCTGGCTGTCCCAGACCACCCTCAGCGTGGACGAAACCATGGAAACCGTGCGGCTGCTCAAGGAGCGGTTCCCCACACTCCAGGACCCGCCCAGCGACGACATCTGCTACGCCACCACCAACCGGCAGGTGGCCATCAAGAAGATCTCCCCCCAGGCGGACCTGGTGATCGTGGTCGGTTCGGCGAACTCATCCAATTCCGTGCGCCTGGTGGAAGTGGCGCTCGAATACGGCGCCAAGGCCTCCTACCGCGTGGATTTCGCCAACGAGGTGGACGAGACCTGGTTTGAAGGTGTCGCCACGGTGGGAGTCACCTCGGGAGCGTCCGTGCCGGAGGTCCTGGTCAAGGATGTCCTCCGCCTCCTGTCCGACTACGGCTATGACTCCGTGGAGGAAGTTGTCACCGCCGAAGAGGATCTGCTGTTTTCCTTGCCGAAGGAACTTCGCGCGACCCTCAAGAAAGCCGGGGACGTCTCACGGGCGCTCGGTGGCAGGCGTTCAAACTAGGACCCCCTTTCCTCTGCGGCATCCTCTCCCTAGGCGGCGTCCTCTTCCGCCTCCGGCTCGGCCGCTTCTCCGCCGGCCCTGCCGTGGACGGTGCTCGCCGTGACTGTGCTTCCCGTGACCATGCTTTCCGCAACCGTGCTTTCCGCAACCGTGCTTTCCTGGACCGCGCCCAGCTGGCCAGTTGACTGGGCCGCTGCCTGGTCGCCGGACTGAAGCTCCGGAGCTGAGACGGACCTCGGCGTGACCTGCACGGCCGGCGGCGTAACCAGCCCGGCGGCGTCCATAGCGTTCAGCTTCCGGGCGGTAGGGAGGACGCGGGCTTCCAGGGTGCCGACCATCGAGTTGTAGCGGTCCACGGAGGACTTCAGGGACGAACCTAGCTTGCTGACGTTGTCGCCGAGGGTCCCCATGCGTTCGTACAGCTGCCGGGCGAGCTCGAACAGCTCGCGGGCGCTGTCGGTGAGGACATCCTGGCGCCACGTGAACGCAACGGACTTGAGCACCGCCAGCAAGGTGCCGGGGGAGGCCAGCACCACGTTCTTGGAGAGCGCATGGTCCAGCAGGGCGGGATCGGCGGTGAGCGCGGCGGCCAGGATGGACTCGGCAGGCAGGAAGCAGATGACCAGTTCGGGCGAGTTTCCCGAAATATCCCAGTACTTCTTGCTGCTGAGCGAATCCACATGGGCCTTGAGGGCCTTGGCATGGGCGGCCAGGAGATCCTGCTGGGAGGACTGGCTCAGCCCCTGCCGGTCGCCGTCGGGCTGGCCGAGCTCCTGCGCCCGGAGGTAGGCGGACAGCGGCACCTTGGCGTCCACGACGAGCTGCTTGTCACCAGGAAGCTGCACCACAAGGTCCGGACGGACCGAGGCCTCCGCCCCTGAACTGTGCAGCTGTTCGTGGAAATCGACGTGACGAAGCATTCCCGCGGCCTCCACCACCCGGCGCAGCTGGACTTCTCCCCACTGGCCGCGCGCGCTGTTGGAGCGGAGCGCCGATTCGAGGGCATGCGTGGAACGCATCAGCTGTTCGTCCGAGAGACGGGCTTCCTGCAACTGCTGGGCCAACTGCCCGTACTGTTCCAGGCGGTCCCGCTCCAGCAGGGAGACCTGCTGCTGCACGGCAGTGAGCTTTTCGGCCACGGGCGCCAGCGCCCTCAGCACGCTGCCGTCCTGCTGGCGGGACTCGCCCAGCTCCCGGTTTTGGGCCGCCAGCAGCCTCCGCTCCGCGTCGGCGGCGGCGAACTGGGCGCTCACCTCGGAAAGCCGGGCCGAAACGCCGTCGAAGTCCGCTTCCAGGGCGGCGCTCCGGCGGCGCAAGACCGTGTACGCGAAAGCAGCGCCGGCCAAGGCACCCAGCAACAGCATCAGTAGGGCGAGAATGACTGCAAAAGGTTCCATGCCTTCACTGTGGCATGCAGCTATGACATTTTTGCCGAAGGCAACGGCGCCGCAACCGGACGAGCCACACAATGAGGTCCCGAGCCCCTCCCCGGACGGGATGCGAGCCGCGTGCGGCCGCCGCAGCGGGTAGAATCAATGTCCGTGGCTCTTACTATCGGCATCGTCGGACTGCCCAACGTCGGCAAATCAACTCTTTTCAACGCACTGACCCGCAATCAGGTGCTGGCCGCGAACTATCCGTTCGCCACCATCGAACCGAATGTCGGCGTCGTGAACCTGCCGGATCCCCGGCTGGCGAAGCTTGCGGCCATTTTCGGATCCCAGCGGCTGCTGCCTGCCCCGGTCTCCTTCGTGGACATCGCCGGGATCGTGAAGGGCGCGTCGGTCGGCGAAGGCCTGGGCAACAAGTTCCTCGCCAACATCCGCGAGGCCGAGGCTATCGCCCAGGTTGTACGCGTGTTTGATGACCCCGACGTCATCCACGTCGACGGCAAGGTGGACCCC is part of the Arthrobacter sp. KBS0703 genome and encodes:
- a CDS encoding 4-hydroxy-3-methylbut-2-enyl diphosphate reductase; this encodes MTSSAVSLSMPTVPRRRRSPEEVLAAAPVAGPKKVLLAAPRGYCAGVDRAVIAVEKALEHYGPPVYVRKQIVHNVHVVSSLEEQGAIFVDETDEVPEGALVIFSAHGVSPAVVQSAEDRGLRTIDATCPLVTKVHKEAVRFAKDDFDILLIGHDGHEEVEGTAGEAPEHIQIINGPHEVDKVTVRDPEKVIWLSQTTLSVDETMETVRLLKERFPTLQDPPSDDICYATTNRQVAIKKISPQADLVIVVGSANSSNSVRLVEVALEYGAKASYRVDFANEVDETWFEGVATVGVTSGASVPEVLVKDVLRLLSDYGYDSVEEVVTAEEDLLFSLPKELRATLKKAGDVSRALGGRRSN
- a CDS encoding ABC transporter substrate-binding protein: MNHPVHTTITRRGLGGLAAGVGIALALSACSSGNPLSSPTTSAGSAAAGGSLVVGSADFPESQIIAEIYAGALNAAGVTATTKPNIGSREIYFKAVQDGSVDVVPDYSGNLLSHVNAEAPEVSAEDIYKALPGKLPKGLAVLEPSKAEDKDAMVVTKATAEKYQLKSIEDLAKVCKDLTMAAPATFETRSYGFPGLKTNYGCELKALKPFSDGGGNLTLKALLSDEVQVADIFTTTPSIADNDLVVLEDPKSNFKAQQVLPLYNEAKMTDKAKEALNGVSKVLTTEDLINLNRAVSGTQKQNAKDAAAAWLKDKGIVK
- the xseA gene encoding exodeoxyribonuclease VII large subunit, producing MAENATVPASGPTTVPATAADTSPDNPWPLQLLSQKLKTHIERAPAAWVEGQVIELNRRGSSAFLTLRDVDAEISLPASIWSNVLDRQETPLERGSRVVALLKAEFWLKTGRVNMSVKDIRPVGLGDLLARIERLRHALAAEGLFAESRKKRLPLLPHRIGLITGRDSDAKKDVLRNAALRWPAVEFEIREVAVQGNTAVSQVIGALRELDARADVDVIVIARGGGALEDLLPFSSEELIRAVAAARTPVVSAIGHEADRPILDDVADLRASTPTDAAKRIVPEVSEELARVRQAEAQLRRSVTQLVARETDRLAAIRSRPVLAAPEGMVTARAEDVDRLTRRSTAAISAAVTRAADQLLHLQAQVRSLSPQQTLDRGYAVVQLSGNNASPGGGGTVVRHPSQAPSGTALSVRVAGGRFGAESTGGSDAAHA
- a CDS encoding DNA recombination protein RmuC, with protein sequence MEPFAVILALLMLLLGALAGAAFAYTVLRRRSAALEADFDGVSARLSEVSAQFAAADAERRLLAAQNRELGESRQQDGSVLRALAPVAEKLTAVQQQVSLLERDRLEQYGQLAQQLQEARLSDEQLMRSTHALESALRSNSARGQWGEVQLRRVVEAAGMLRHVDFHEQLHSSGAEASVRPDLVVQLPGDKQLVVDAKVPLSAYLRAQELGQPDGDRQGLSQSSQQDLLAAHAKALKAHVDSLSSKKYWDISGNSPELVICFLPAESILAAALTADPALLDHALSKNVVLASPGTLLAVLKSVAFTWRQDVLTDSARELFELARQLYERMGTLGDNVSKLGSSLKSSVDRYNSMVGTLEARVLPTARKLNAMDAAGLVTPPAVQVTPRSVSAPELQSGDQAAAQSTGQLGAVQESTVAESTVAESMVTGSTVTASTVHGRAGGEAAEPEAEEDAA
- a CDS encoding exodeoxyribonuclease VII small subunit — translated: MTEHSTGADQNSAPSAGQPDIESLSYEEAREQLVGVVSKLEAGGTSLEDSLALWERGEALAKRCEEWLEGARKRLAAARRDSQADS
- a CDS encoding pyridoxal phosphate-dependent aminotransferase yields the protein MAEFKQSTKLHNVLYDIRGPILQAAQQMEAEGHRILKLNIGNPAPFGFEAPDAILVDMIRHLPHAQGYSDSRGIFSARTAVSQYYQTRGIQNIHVDDIYLGNGVSELITMSLMALLDDGDEVLIPTPDYPLWTASVALASGRPVHYLCDEESGWQPDLEDLEAKITPRTKGIVVINPNNPTGAVYPESTLRKIVALAEKHGLVIFADEIYEKILYEDAVHVNMAGLTGDDVLCLTFSGLSKAYRVCGYRAGWMGISGPKKDASDYLEGINLLANMRLCANVPAQHAIQTALGGYQSINDLILPGGRLLEQRNKAYDMLNAIPGVSTQQARGALYLFPKLDPEVFHIRDDEKFVLDLLKEQKILVSHGRAFNWVRPDHFRMVTLPNVKDIEEAIGRMGDFLSRYQGN
- a CDS encoding polyphosphate kinase 2 family protein, giving the protein MAGVVEFAKFPSGTLKVEEGFSLADVDPDSTPGYKGEKADGEALLTDLDSKLAELQEQLFAESKFGGGKRVLLVLQGMDTAGKGGIVKHVLGTMDPQGVQFKSFKAPTPEEKAYDFLWRIEREVPAAGMMGVFDRSHYEDVLIHRVHRWADPKEIERRYAAINEFEARQTAVGTTVIKVMLNISNEEQKERLLARLDNPAKHWKYNTGDLKERAFWDDYMAAYQAAFDATNTKNAPWYVVPANKKWYARIAVQQLLLEALMALKLEWPKAEFDVEAERRLAERS